In Macadamia integrifolia cultivar HAES 741 chromosome 1, SCU_Mint_v3, whole genome shotgun sequence, a single window of DNA contains:
- the LOC122077918 gene encoding uncharacterized protein LOC122077918, whose product MAEISGAVRRPHQPRNQTLESLFAAFDPKAFLLSTNSTSSSSSTSTSFRSSNSETMADTTAADLKQNNQQSHTLESLSAALDPKAFLLSKSSTSSSSAESISAQPPTTHQSNHTVESLFSALDPSNWILSQNSTSTLPKPLEFTLADFAMERGPRYKAYAELRESKLRMHNMMIKQHYSDEPKSMVTPPKKRVTFQETIAGGVRNRTSAVAQSVPDFSAVLRKENRRPPSSIALPSMLEMTPRPSKTSKLSAFSSKQGGSKSANAGEKRGGGVMMRKSYASFDELKGLSSAAASAINGENRGGKGNKGINRAVLGYRQF is encoded by the coding sequence ATGGCAGAGATTTCTGGTGCTGTGCGGCGACCACATCAGCCCAGGAATCAGACTCTCGAATCTCTCTTTGCAGCCTTTGATCCAAAGGCTTTTCTGCTTTCTACGAATTCAACTTCAAGttcaagctcaacatcaacctcCTTCCGAAGTTCCAATTCAGAAACCATGGCCGACACTACTGCCGCTGATCTGAAACAAAACAATCAACAAAGTCACACTCTCGAATCTCTCTCTGCGGCTCTTGATCCCAAGGCTTTTCTCCTCTCTAAGAGTTCAACTTCATCTTCTTCGGCGGAGAGTATAAGTGCCCAGCCACCAACAACCCATCAGTCAAATCACACTGTAGAATCTCTCTTCTCAGCCCTCGATCCCAGTAATTGGatcctctctcagaattctaccTCCACCCTACCCAAGCCATTAGAATTTACTCTGGCCGATTTTGCTATGGAAAGGGGACCGAGATACAAAGCTTACGCTGAACTGAGAGAATCAAAGCTGAGGATGCACAACATGATGATCAAGCAACACTACTCCGATGAACCAAAGTCGATGGTGACACCTCCTAAGAAAAGGGTAACGTTTCAGGAGACAATAGCAGGTGGTGTGCGCAACAGAACTTCAGCTGTTGCTCAATCAGTGCCTGATTTCTCAGCTGTTCTGAGGAAAGAAAACAGAAGGCCACCATCGTCAATAGCATTGCCATCGATGTTGGAGATGACTCCACGGCCTTCCAAGACTTCGAAACTCTCTGCATTCTCGTCAAAACAGGGGGGTAGTAAATCTGCTAATGCCGGAGAGAAGAGAGGTGGGGGTGTAATGATGAGAAAGAGTTACGCAAGCTTTGATGAACTCAAGGGATTGTCTTCTGCTGCTGCCTCTGCCATTAACGGTGAAAACAGAGGAGGGAAGGGCAACAAAGGAATCAACAGAGCTGTTTTGGGTTACAGACAGTTCTAA